The DNA segment CTCCGGCGTTGGACAGCTGTCCACAGCGAAGAGGTGTATGTACACGTGTATATACCACTACCCCTAAAAAACCAAACTCAGCAATGCGTAAAGTTGCACGTGTACGTTTAACCAATGGTAAAGAGGTTAACGCTTACATCCCTGGAGAAGGTCACAACTTACAGGAGCACTCGATCGTATTGATTCGTGGTGGTCGTGTTAAAGATTTACCAGGTGTACGTTATCACATCATCCGTGGAGCATTAGATACTTCAGGTGTTGCGGGTCGTAACCAACGTCGTTCAAAATATGGTACTAAACGCCCTAAACCAGGACAAGTAGCTGCGGCTCCTGCAAAAGGTAAAAAGAAATAATTAGGAGGAAAGAAAAATGAGAAAGTCAAAACCAAAAAAGAGAATTATCCTTCCTGATCCAAAATTTAACGACGTTCAGGTAACAAGGTTTGTAAACAATATGATGTTTGATGGAAAAAAATCTATCGCTTATTCTATTTTTTACGATGCTGTTGAACTTGCTGAGAAAAAAGCAGGTGAAAATGGTTTAGAAGTGTGGAAACGTGCTTTATCTAACGTGATGCCAGCTGTTGAGGTAAAATCACGCCGTGTAGGTGGTGCAAACTTCCAGGTTCCTACCGAGGTAAGACCTGACCGCAAGATTGCATTGGGCATGAAATGGTTAATTTCATATGCACGCAAACGTGGTGAAAAAACAATGAAAGAAAAATTAGCAGGTGAAATTGTTTCAGCAGCTAAAGGTGAAGGTGCAGCGGTTAAGAAAAAAGAAGATACGCATAAAATGGCTGAAGCTAATAAAGCGTTCTCTCATTTCCGTTTCTAATCATATAGAATCATAAAATGTCAAGAGATTTAAGATTTACAAGAAATATTGGTATTGCCGCGCACATTGATGCGGGTAAGACCACCACTACTGAGCGTATTCTTTATTATGCCGGTGTAAACCATAAAATTGGTGAGGTTCACGAAGGTGCATCTACAATGGACTGGATGGTACAGGAAGCGGAACGCGGGATAACCATCACGTCTGCAGCAACTACTGTTGGCTGGAAATACAGAGGACAGGATTATCACATCAATATTATTGATACCCCGGGTCACGTGGATTTTACCGTAGAGGTAAACCGTTCATTACGTGTATTGGATGGTTTGGTGTTTTTGTTTTCGGCAGTTGATGGTGTTGAGCCTCAATCTGAAACGAACTGGCGTTTGGCAAACAATTATAATGTTGCCCGTATCGGTTTCGTAAACAAAATGGACCGTTCAGGAGCTGATTTCTTAAAAGTTGTTGGACAGGTTAAAAGTATGTTAGGTAGCAATGCAGTTCCATTGCAATTGCCTATCGGTGCTGAAGATAGCTTTAAAGGTGTGGTGGATCTGATCAACAACCGTGGTATCGTTTGGAATGAGCATGATAAAGGTATGACCTTTACTGAAGTGCCAATTCCGGAAGATATGTTAGACGAGGTTGCGGAGTGGAGAGAGAAATTACTGGAATCGGTAGCTGAATACGACGAATCTTTAATGGAGAAATTCTTCGATGCGCCTGAAACGATCACTGAACGTGAGGTTTTAGATGCATTGCGTCAGGCTGTTTTGGATGCCAAAATTGTACCTATGGTTTGTGGTTCATCTTTCAAAAATAAAGGTGTTCAGACCATGCTTGATTATGTGATGGAATTATTGCCTTCACCTATGGATCAGGAAGGTATTGTAGGTACCAATCCAAACAATGGTGAAGAAGTTTTACGTAAACCAGATGAAAAAGAGCCTTTTGCAGCTTTAGCATTTAAAATTGCAACAGATCCTTTTGTTGGTCGCTTATGCTTTATCCGTGTTTATTCAGGTAATCTTGAAGCGGGTTCTTATGTATACAATGCACGTTCTGAGAACAAAGAGCGTATTTCACGTATCTTCCAGATGCACGCCAACAAGCAAAACCCGATTCCTAATGTAGGTGCCGGAGATATTGCTGCGGTAGTAGGATTTAAAGATATCAAAACAGGTGATACACTTTGTGATGAGAAAAATCCGATCATCCTTGAATCTATGAATTTCCCTGATCCGGTTATCGGTTTGGCAATTGAGCCTAAAACTCAGGCAGATGTTGATAAATTAGGTATTGCTTTAGGTAAACTAGCTGAAGAGGATCCTACATTCAAGGTTCAGACTGATGAAGAAACTGGTCAGACCGTAATTTCAGGTATGGGTGAGCTTCACCTGGACATCCTTATCGATCGTCTGAAACGTGAGTTTAAAGTAGAAGTAAACCAGGGAGCGCCTCAGGTTGCTTATAAAGAAGCAATTACAGGGACTACACAGCACCGTGAAACTTATAAGAAACAAACTGGTGGTCGTGGTAAATTTGCTGATATTCAGGTGATCATTTCTCCTATTGATGCTGATTACGAAAAAGGTGGATTACAATTCGTAAACGAGATTGTAGGTGGTTCAATTCCGCGTGAGTTTATCCCTTCAGTTGAGAAAGGTTTTGCTGCAGCCATGTCTAACGGTGTTGTTGCAGGTTATCCGCTTCCAGATATGAAAGTTCGTTTGATCGATGGTTCGTTCCATGCGGTCGATTCGGATGCGCTATCTTTTGAGATTGCGGCACGCTCTGCTTTCCGTGAGGCTTTACCTAAATGTAAGCCGGTATTGATGGAGCCGATCATGAAAATTGAGGTGCTTACACCAGAAGAGAACATGGGTGATGTTATGGGTGACTTAAACCGTCGTCGTGGTCAGCTGCAAGGTATGGACACGCGTAACGGTGCACAGGTTATTAAAGCCCTGGTTCCACTTTCGGAAATGTTTGGGTATGTGACCCAGTTGCGTACCATTACTTCGGGACGTGCAACTTCTACTATGGAGTTTGATCATTATGAGCCAGCTCCTAAGAATGTTCAGGAAGAGGTGATTGCAAAATCAAAAGGAAAAGTTAAATCATTAGATTAATTTTTAAATAAACTTGCTGCCGGTTATTAATAGCTCTAACCGGCAGCTTTAATTCATATATATCATGAGCCAAAGAATCAGAATCAAATTAAAATCTTACGATTATAATCTGGTAGATAAGTCTGCCGAGAAAATCGTAAAAACTGTTAAGCCGACAGGTGCAGTGGTTAGCGGACCAATTCCCTTGCCTACAGAGAAGAAAATTTTCACTGTTTTGCGTTCACCACACGTGAACAAAAAAGCACGTGAGCAGTTCCAATTGTGTGCTTATAAGCGTTTGTTAGATATTTATAGCTCTAACTCAAAAACAGTAGACGCTTTAATGAAACTTGAATTGCCTAGCGGTGTTGAAGTAGAAATCAAAGTATAACGATATTGAAGTATCAAAAAAGCCTTCCCGAGATCATCGAGGAAGGCTTTTTAATTGTTTAAGTTTTTATCGCCCCCGGCTTTTCAGTTCTTCGAGTTTGTTGCGCTCATCCTGCAGTTCGCGGGCAAGTTTCTTTTCTTTATCGTTTGCCTTGGTTTTATAGCTCTGATATTCCTGAGAAATCTCTTCATATAATGTACTCCGGTACTTCGCTTCATGTATGTGTTTGGCCGACCTTAATATCACAACAGTCAGGGCTGCCGCCAGGCCGATGATGAGGCTCCATACGATCGTATTGTAGGTGCCTTTTGTAAAGGAAATGCCTAAAAAGCTGATTTCATTTACTTTGGCATTTGTGCTGGCCAAAGAACTTTCCTTTCCACTGATCTGGGTTTTTAAATCAGCTATGCTCTTTTCCTGTTCGGCAATTTTTTGGGTGGCTGAGCTCAATTGCCGGCGTTCTGTACTCAGGGTATCCCTTACATTTTGCCAGAAGGATGACATCCGGTTTGGATTTACCAATTTATAGCCATCCAGGGTTTTTGATTTGGAAAGTATGAGCTGGTATTGTCCTTTCAGACTTGGATCAACTCTAGCTGAATCCTGGGTAATCTGGCCCTGGGCACTTATGCTAAGTATTAAAGCCGAAATAACTGGGAATATAATTTTCTTCATATCGGATATTGGTTTATGTCTAATTTAACAATGATATTTTAATTTTATTGTGTTCGGACTGTAGATAGTATATTTGTAGCAATGTCGGTATTACTCTTCACAATCATCGTTTTGGCAGGGGCTTTTTTAGCCGGACTGGTTGGCTCACTGACAGGACTTGGAGGTGGGGTGATCATTATTCCACTGTTAACACTTGTGCTTGGCGTTGACATTCATTATGCTATTGGTGCATCTATTATATCTGTGATCGCGACTTCATCGGGTTCGGCGGCAGCCTATGTTAAAGAAGGGATTACGAATATACGGATAGGGATGTTTCTGGAAATAGCGACTACAATAAGCGCCATTATCGGAGCTGTGGTTACTGTATTTATCAATCCAAGTTATATAGCTGTTATTTTTGGACTGATCCTTTTGTTCTCTGCCGTAATGATGGTAAGGAAGAAAGTAGACCATTCTGATAACGATACTTCGGGCAAACTGGCTGTTTTCTTGAAATTGAACGGCACTTACCCTGTTGATGGAACTGTTAAAAAATATGCAGTGCATAATGTGCTGGGTGGTTTTTTAATGATGTTTGTGGCTGGTATCATTTCAGGTTTGCTGGGGATTGGCTCGGGCGCCCTGAAGGTGGTGGCTATGGATAACATCATGCGGATCCCTTTTAAGGTCTCGACTACCACCAGCAATTTTATGATGGGGGTTACGGCAGCGGCAAGTGCAATTGTTTACCTGCATCGCGGACAGATTGATCCGGGGATTGCCATGCCTGTAACCATAGGTGTATTATTTGGGGCTACAATCGGATCAAAGATTCTGGTGAGGACCAATACAGATAAATTAAAGGTGGTTTTTGCAGTGGTGGTTACTTTTTTAGCACTTCAAATGATTTATAATGGCTTATCGGGCAGATTATGAGTAAAAGCAATAAGAATTTTTTTGCGGACAAAGATATACAGATCATTCTGGGGACACTGTTGCGTGTTGGGGTGATCGCATCAATGAGCGTGGTGCTTATAGGAGGGCTTATTTACTTGTTTTTTAACCATAATCAGGTAGTTGACTATAAGGAATTTAATCCGGGAAGGTCTGGCTATTCTTCAATAGCAGCCATTCTTCATGGCCTGACCAAGATGGATGGTGCGGCAATTGTGCAGTTTGGAACGGTTTTGCTGATCTTTACGCCTATTGCACGGGTGGTTTTTTCAGTTTTTAGCTTTCTGATTGAGCGGGATTATCTGTATGTTGTGATCGGATTATTCGTTTTGTGTATTATCTTATATAGTTTAAGTGATAAGTTAGTTGGATAAAACTTACTTTAATTGCTTGCTACCCGGTCAAAACAAATTTTTAGCATTTATTTGAAAAAATAATTAGCTAACTATTTGAAAATTAAGATTTCTTTCCTATTTTTGCCGTCCCTTAACGGGGATGTGTATCCACCTTGAACGAAGCCCTACTGCTTCGATGGGTGTTAAATTAAAAAAAGAAAATGTCAGGTATTATTGGAAAAAAAGTAGGAATGACCAGCATTTTCGACGCCGATGGTAAGAATATACCATGCACGGTGATCGAAGCTGGGCCTTGTGTTGTAACACAGGTAAAGACCGAAGAGAAAGACGGTTACGTTTCAGTTCAGTTAAGTTTCGACGAAGCTAAAGAAAAGAACACTACCATGCCGCTTAAAGGCCATTTTGCGAAAGCGAAAACTACACCAAAACGTAAGCTGGTTGAATTTGAGCCGTTTGAAGAGTCGTTGAACTTAGGTGATACGGTAACGGTTAACATCTTTAACGAAGGTGATTTTGTTGATGTAGTTGGTACATCAAAAGGTAAAGGATTCCAGGGTGTTGTAAAACGTCATGGTTTCGGTGGTGTTGGTGGGCAAACTCACGGACAGCACAACAGGATGCGTGCTCCAGGTTCATTGGGTGCTGCTTCGTATCCTTCTCGTGTATTTAAAGGTATGCGTATGGCGGGTAGAATGGGTGGTGACAGGGTAAAGGTTCAGAACTTACAGGTTTTGAAAGTTTATGCTGATCAAAACCTGGTTGTAGTTAGTGGTTCCGTACCAGGAGCTAAGGGTTCTTACGTAATCTTAGATAAGTAAGCAGATGGAAGTTAAAGTATTAAACATTTCAGGAAAAGAGACAGGTGCCAAGGTGCAGCTTCCTGAGTCGGTATTTGGCATAACGCCTGTTGACCACGCAATTTATTTAGATGTTAAGCAATATCTGGCCAATCAACGTCAGGGAACGCATAAGTCTAAACAACGTAATGAGATTGCTGGTTCAACCCGTAAATTATATAAACAAAAAGGTACTGGTGGTGCGCGTGCCGGAAGTATTAAATCTCCATTGTTTAATGGTGGTGGTCGTGTGTTTGGTCCTCAGCCACGTGATTACAGCTTCAAATTGAACAAGAAATTAAAATCACTGGCACGTAAGTCAGCTTTATCTTATAAAGCAAAGGACAATAACGTAGTGGTTTTAGAAGATTTTACTTTTGATACGATCAAAACTAAAAACTACATCAATTTGGTTAGCGCATTAAATCTGACTAACGAAAAGACATTGTTGGTTTTACCTACGCAAAATAACAATATCTATTTATCAAGCAGAAACATTCAGAAAGTGAAAGTGATTACTGCAGATCAGTTAAATACTTATGATGTATTGAACTGTGGCAAGCTTTTGTTGACTGCAGATTCTGTTAAAACACTGGAGGAGGCATTTGCCAAGTAATATGGAATTTTTAAAGAAACCAATATTAACAGAGAAAGCTTCTGCATTAACAGAAAAGTCTAACCGCTTTACTTTTAAAGTAGAACACAAAGCAAATAAATTGCAGATTAAGCAAGCCATAGAGAAAATGTACGGCGTAAACATTTTAGCCATTAATACAATGGTTGTAAATGGTAAAGTTAAGTCCAGAAATACTAAAGGTGGATTAGTTACGGGACGTAGCCCGAAATACAAGAAAGCGATTGTAACCCTGGCAGCAGGAGAAACGATTGATTATTACTCGAATATTTAATAAGAATTGAATTATTTATAAACTATGGGCTTAAGAAAATTTAAACCAGTCACTCCGGGAACCCGCTTTAGAGTAGGTGCCAGTTTTACGGAGATTACAGCAACCAAGCCCGAAAAATCATTGGTTGTATCTTCTAAGAAATCGGGAGGACGTAACAATACAGGAAAGATGACTATGCGCTATATGGGTGGTGGTCACAAGAAATCTTATCGTTTAATTGATTTTAAACGTGAGAAATTTGATATTCCTGCAACAGTAGCTACTGTTGAGTACGATCCAAACCGTACCGCTCGTATTGCATTGTTACATTATGCAGACGGTGAGAAGCGTTATATTATTGCACCGGAAGGTTTGCAAGTTGGGCAAAAGGTAGTGTCGGGTGATACTGCAACTCCAGAAGTAGGAAATACATTGAAATTGAGCAATATTCCTTTGGGTTCTATTGTACACAACGTGGAGATTCATCCTGGTCGTGGCGCTCAGTTGGCACGCAGTGCCGGTGCTTATGCACAATTGGCTGCCCGTGACGGTAAATATGCTACATTAAAAATGCCTTCAGGTGAAGTAAGGTCAATCTTAGTTACTTGTTTGGCAACGATAGGAGCTGTTTCCAATTCAGATCATGCAAATGAAGTATTAGGTAAAGCTGGTCGTAACCGTTGGTTAGGCCGTCGTCCGAGGACACGTCCGGTAGCAATGAACCCGGTAGATCACCCTATGGGTGGTGGTGAGGGTCGCTCATCAGGAGGTCAGCCCCGGTCAAGGAACGGTGTTTATTCGAAAGGATTTAAAACCCGTCAACTTAAAAAATACTCAAATCGTTTCATCATAGAGAAAAGGAAGAAATAATGGCTCGTTCGATTAAAAAAGGACCTTATATTGACCATAACGTAGAGAAGAAAGTAGTCTCTATGAATGATTCAGGCAAGAAGTCTGTAATTAAAACTTGGTCTCGCAGATCAATGATCTCACCAGATTTTGTGGGTCATACATTTGCAGTACACAACGGTAACAAATTTATACCGGTATACGTAACAGAAAACATGGTTGGTCATAAGCTGGGAGAGTTTGCTCCAACCAGAACATTTAGGGGTCACTCTGAAAAGAAAAAATAATTAAGAGATGGAAGCAGTAGCGAAATTAAACAATTGTCCAACCTCACCACGTAAAATGCGTTTGGTTGTAGATCTTATCAGAGGTGAGCGTGTTGAGAAAGCTTTACATATTTTAAAGTTTACCAATAAAGATGCAGCAATAAGGGTTGAGAAACTATTATTATCGGCTATCAAAAACTGGGAAACTAAAAATGAAGGTTCTCGCCCTGAAGAAAACCAGTTATACGTGAAAACGATAATGGTAGGCGGTGGTCGTCAGTTAAAAAGATTAAGACCAGCACCTCAAGGACGTGGTTACAGAATACGTAAGCGTTCAAACCACGTAACTTTGATAGTAGATAGTAAAAACGTTGAAACTCAAACTAATTAACAGAAATGGGACAAAAAGCACATCCAATAGGTAACAGGTTAGGAATCATCAAGGGTTGGGATTCTAACTGGTTCGGTGGCAACAACTATGCTGATAAATTAGTTGAGGACGAAAAAATAAGAAAATACCTTTCTGCACGTATCGCAAAAGGCGGTGTAGCTAAAGTGGTAATCGAGCGTACGTTAAAACGTATCACTGTAACGATCCACACAGCTCGTCCGGGTATTGTGATTGGTAAAGCAGGACAGGAAGTTGACAAGATCAAAGAAGAGTTGAAAAAATTGACTAAAAAGGAAATTCAGATCAACATATTTGAGATTAAGCGTCCTGAACTTGATGCACAATTAGTAGCAGAAGGTGTTGCAAAACAATTAGAAGCAAGGATCTCATTCCGTAGAGCAATGAAATCTACTATCGCATCAACTATGCGTATGGGTGCTGAAGGTATCAAAATTATGACTTCTGGTCGTTTAGGTGGTGCTGAGATGGCTCGTAGTGAACAGTATAAAGAAGGAAGAATTCCTTTGCATACTTTCCGTGCAGATATTGACTATGCGCTGGCAGAAGCTTTAACTACTTATGGAAAAATAGGTGTTAAAGTATGGATCTGTAAAGGTGAAGTTTACGGTAAACGTGACCTTTCTCCAAACATCGGTGCAACGAGCAATGCTCCTGGCAAAGGTGGCAGACCAGAAGGTGCTTTCGGTGGTGGAAGAGACAGGGATAACCGTGGCGGTGGCGACAGAAGAAACGATAACCGCGGTGGTGGTAATCGTGGCGGAAGAGGCCCTGGTCAAGGTGGTCCGGGTGCAGGAAGAGATAATAGAGGTGGAAATTCTCAAAACAGAGGTCCTCGTAAATAATTAGTTAACAGATCGTTTAACGATAATATTAGAATAAAATGTTACAGCCAAAAAGAACGAAGTTCAGAAAGATGCAAAAGGGCAGAATGAAAGGTTTAGCAACTCGTGGTGCTGAATTGTCATTCGGATCTTTCGGGATCAAATCTCTAGAGTCGACCTGGATCACCAGTCGCCAGATAGAGGCAGCCCGTATCGCGGTAACTCGTTTCATGAAACGTGAAGGTCAGGTATGGATTAGGATATTCCCGGACAAACCGGTAACTAAGAAACCTGCTGAGGTACGTATGGGTAAAGGTAAAGGTGCGCCTGAGTATTGGGTAGCTGTTGTTAGACCCGGACGTATTATTTTTGAAGCTGAAGGTGTGCCTTTGGAAATTGCCAAAGAAGCCATGCGTTTAGCCGCACAGAAATTACCGATCCAAACAAAATTTGTAGTACGTAGAGATTACGTAGAAGCATAATAAGGGATGGGTTGAATGTTGTAAGTAACTTGTTATTATAACCGCTGGACCCACAATATAAAAATTAATAAAATGAAGAACTCAGAAATTACAGGGCTTTCACAAGAAGAGCTAGTAGCCAGGATTGCAGAAGAGACAGAAAACTTAGTAAAGTTAAAGTTTGCGCATACAATTTCGGCTATAGAGAACCCAAGCCGCATTAGCAAGGTTAGGAGAAATATTGCCCGATTAAATACTGAAGTGACTAAGCGTAAAGCTCAGTCTGCTACTGAAACTAAATAACTTTAGAGTCGAAATGGAAAGACAATTAAGAAAAACAAGAACCGGGTTGGTGGTAAGCAACAAGATGGAAAAATCTATTGTTGTAGCGGTAGAACGTAAAGTGAAACACCCGATCTATGGTAAGTTTGTTAAGAAAACTACCAAATTTATGGCTCATGACGAGAAAAACGATTGCGGTATTGGTGATACAGTACTGATCATGGAGACTCGTCCGCTGAGTAAAAACAAGAACTGGAGATTAGTGCAAATTTTAGAAAGGGCTAAATAACATGGTACAACAGGAATCAAGATTAAACGTAGCCGACAATAGCGGCGCAAAAGAAGTATTGGTTATCCGTGTACTTGGTGGTACTGGAAAGCGTTATGCTTCTATTGGTGACAAGATCGTTGTTACCGTTAAGAGTGCTTTGCCTTCCGGAAACATCAAGAAAGGAACAGTTTCTAAAGCAGTTGTAGTAAGAACAAAGAAAGAGATCAGACGTAAAGATGGTTCTTATATCCGTTTCGACGACAATGCAGCAGTATTATTAAATGCACAAGATGAGCCGCGCGGTACACGTATTTTTGGCCCGGTAGCAAGAGAACTGCGTGAAAAACAATTCATGAAAATTGTATCATTAGCACCGGAGGTATTATAAAATGAAAAATAAAGTAACTACACCAAAAATAAAAATCCGTAAAGGTGATTTAGTAAAGGTTATAGCCGGAGATTCAAAAGGTCAGCAAGGCACTGTGCTTTCAGTATTAATTTCTAAAAGCAGAATACTTGTAGAAGGTGTTAACCTTGTATCAAAACATACAAAACCAAATGCTGCTACCCCTAATGGTGGTATCATTAAGAAAGAGGCTGCTCTTCATATTTCTAACGTGGCGTTAATTGACCCTAAGACAGGAGCAACTACACGCGTTGGCAGAAAGCTTAATGCTGATGGGAAATTAGTTAGGGTATCTAAAAAATCAGGAGAGGAGATCAAATAATGGCTTACGTACCAAGATTAAAAAGTAAATATAAAGAGGAAATTGTAACTGCACTTAAAGATAAGTTCAATTACAAAAGCGTTATGCAGGTTCCTAAGTTAGAGAAGATTGCTATCAACCAGGGGGTTGGTCGTTTCTCTGTAACTGACAAAAAGATTATGGACAGCTCTATTTTAGAGATGACCACGATCTCAGGTCAGCAAGCAGTTGGCGCAAAATCTAAAAAAGATATCTCAAACTTTAAATTGCGTAAAGGTATGCCGGTTGGTGTACGTGTAACTTTACGTGATAACAACATGTATGAGTTCTTAGATCGTTTAATTTCTGTAGCTTTGCCACGTATCCGTGACTTCAAAGGTATCAACGATAAAGGTTTCGATGGAAAAGGAAATTACACTTTAGGTGTAACTGAGCAGATCATCTTCCCTGAGATCAACATAGATAAGATCAGCAAGATTTTAGGTATGGACATTACTTTTGTAACCACTGCGACTACAGATGTTGAGGCATTGGAACTTTTAAAACAATTTGGGTTACCATTTAAAAATCAAAAAACAGAGCAATAATGGCAAAAGAAGGTGTAAAAGCTCGCGAAATTAAGCGCCAGAAGCTGGTTGCTAAGTATGCAGAGAAACGTGCAGAACTTAAAGCTGCCGGAGACTATGAAGGATTAGACAAGTTACCAAAAAACTCATCGGCTGTACGTTTGCACAACCGTTGTAAATTAACTGGCCGTCCTCGTGGTTACATGCGTACTTTCGGTATATCAAGGGTATTGTTCCGTGATATGGCTTTGGCAGGTAAAATACCTGGGGTAAGAAAAGCAAGCTGGTAAACAGCTGATGTGTTTAAGGTTCAATTCCTTAAACTGCAAATAAAAGAATTAACCGATGGCAGGTCGTTCCGAATAGGTCGGAAAGGAAACCACTATCACAATTATATAAAAATGAATACAGATCCAATAGCAGATTATCTTACAAGAGTAAGAAATGCCATAAAGGCAAATCACAGAATTGTAGAGATTCCTGCATCAAACCTTAAAAAGGAAATTACTAAAGTACTTTTTGACAAAGGTTACATTGCTAACTACAAATTTGAGGATACTACAACTCAAGGCACTATTAAAATTGCATTGAAGTACAATGCGATCACTAAAATCCCGGCGATCCGTACGTTAACACGTATTAGCAAACCAGGTTTAAGGCAATATGCCGGTGTGGATAATATGCCAAGAGTATTAAATGGTTTAGGTATTGCAATTTTATCTACATCTAAGGGTGTTATGACCGATAAAGAGGCTGCTAAACTAAACATTGGTGGCGAAGTTTTGTGTCACGTTTATTAATTAAAGGAGGATAGCA comes from the Pedobacter heparinus DSM 2366 genome and includes:
- the rplP gene encoding 50S ribosomal protein L16; this encodes MLQPKRTKFRKMQKGRMKGLATRGAELSFGSFGIKSLESTWITSRQIEAARIAVTRFMKREGQVWIRIFPDKPVTKKPAEVRMGKGKGAPEYWVAVVRPGRIIFEAEGVPLEIAKEAMRLAAQKLPIQTKFVVRRDYVEA
- the rpmC gene encoding 50S ribosomal protein L29, which gives rise to MKNSEITGLSQEELVARIAEETENLVKLKFAHTISAIENPSRISKVRRNIARLNTEVTKRKAQSATETK
- the rpsQ gene encoding 30S ribosomal protein S17, giving the protein MERQLRKTRTGLVVSNKMEKSIVVAVERKVKHPIYGKFVKKTTKFMAHDEKNDCGIGDTVLIMETRPLSKNKNWRLVQILERAK
- the rplN gene encoding 50S ribosomal protein L14 — encoded protein: MVQQESRLNVADNSGAKEVLVIRVLGGTGKRYASIGDKIVVTVKSALPSGNIKKGTVSKAVVVRTKKEIRRKDGSYIRFDDNAAVLLNAQDEPRGTRIFGPVARELREKQFMKIVSLAPEVL
- the rplX gene encoding 50S ribosomal protein L24 yields the protein MKNKVTTPKIKIRKGDLVKVIAGDSKGQQGTVLSVLISKSRILVEGVNLVSKHTKPNAATPNGGIIKKEAALHISNVALIDPKTGATTRVGRKLNADGKLVRVSKKSGEEIK
- the rplE gene encoding 50S ribosomal protein L5 — its product is MAYVPRLKSKYKEEIVTALKDKFNYKSVMQVPKLEKIAINQGVGRFSVTDKKIMDSSILEMTTISGQQAVGAKSKKDISNFKLRKGMPVGVRVTLRDNNMYEFLDRLISVALPRIRDFKGINDKGFDGKGNYTLGVTEQIIFPEINIDKISKILGMDITFVTTATTDVEALELLKQFGLPFKNQKTEQ
- the rpsN gene encoding 30S ribosomal protein S14, translating into MAKEGVKAREIKRQKLVAKYAEKRAELKAAGDYEGLDKLPKNSSAVRLHNRCKLTGRPRGYMRTFGISRVLFRDMALAGKIPGVRKASW
- the rpsH gene encoding 30S ribosomal protein S8, with amino-acid sequence MNTDPIADYLTRVRNAIKANHRIVEIPASNLKKEITKVLFDKGYIANYKFEDTTTQGTIKIALKYNAITKIPAIRTLTRISKPGLRQYAGVDNMPRVLNGLGIAILSTSKGVMTDKEAAKLNIGGEVLCHVY